Within the Clostridium scatologenes genome, the region AATGGCAAAAAGGTTGCAGTAATAGGTAGTGGTCCTTCAGGACTTACTTGTGCAGGAGATTTAGCTAAACTAGGATATGATGTAACTATATTTGAAGCTCTACATGAAGCAGGTGGAGTTTTAGTTTATGGAATACCAGAATTCAGACTTCCAAAGGAAACTGTAGTTAAACATGAAGTAGAAAATGTAAAAAAATTAGGTGTTAAGATAGAGACTAATGTAATTATAGGAAAAACCGTAACAATAGATGAACTTGTAAATGAAGAAGGCTTTGATGCTGTGTTTATAGGCTCAGGAGCAGGATTACCAAAGTTCATGGGAATACCAGGTGAAAATTTAAATGGAGTATTCTCAGCAAATGAATTTTTAACAAGAAATAACTTAATGAAAGCATTTAAAGAAGAATATGATACACCTATAAGAGCAGGAAAAAAGGTTGCTGTAGTAGGTGGAGGAAATGTTGCTATGGATGCTGCAAGAACAGCTTTAAGATTAGGAGCAGAAGTACACATAGTTTACAGAAGATCAGAATCGGAACTTCCAGCTAGAGCAGAAGAAGTACATCATGCAAAAGAAGAAGGTATAATTTTTGATCTTCTTACGAATCCAGTAGAAGTAATAGGAGATGAAAAGGGCTGGGTTAAGGGAATGAAATGTGTGAGAATGGAACTTGGAGAACCAGATGCATCAGGTAGAAGAAGGCCTGTAGAAATTCCAGGTTCAGAGTTTGAAATGGAAATAGACACTATGATAATGTCTCTTGGAACATCACCAAATCCATTAATATCTTCAACTACTAAAGGATTAGAAATTAATAAGAGAAAGTGCATAGTAGCAGAAGAGGAAACAGGTTTAACTTCAAGAAAAGGAGTATATGCTGGTGGAGATGCCGTAACAGGTGCTGCAACAGTAATACTTGCTATGGGAGCTGGAAAGAAAGCTGCTAACGCTATACATGAGTATTTAAGTAAATAAATATACAATTAAGTATATATGATTTAAATAGTAGAAATTGAGTGAATGAACTCATTTCTGCTATTTTTTTTTATAAGTATAGGTATTATTAGCCAAACACAAAAAATACATTATACATGATATAATTAATAAAAAGATATAGAAATGAAGTGAATAAATGAACATTGAAATACTTATAAACACATATGGAACTTATATTTTTAATTACGCATTAAAATTAAGTTGTGATCCGCATGTTGCAGAAGATTTAGCACAAGAAACATTTGTTAATGCATGGTTGAAAATTAAAACTTTAGAAAATTCTAATGCAATTAGAGCTTGGCTTAGAAAAATATGTTTTAATAATTTTCTTATGAA harbors:
- the gltA gene encoding NADPH-dependent glutamate synthase, which produces MDNERMKKVPVREQDPKVRAHNFEEVCLGYNEEEAVKEASRCLHCKKPMCVSECPVAINIPEFIECVKNKEFEAAAKVIAKSSALPAVCGRVCPQESQCEGKCVLGIKGEAVAIGKLERFVADYSRENNVDLSEKEPSNGKKVAVIGSGPSGLTCAGDLAKLGYDVTIFEALHEAGGVLVYGIPEFRLPKETVVKHEVENVKKLGVKIETNVIIGKTVTIDELVNEEGFDAVFIGSGAGLPKFMGIPGENLNGVFSANEFLTRNNLMKAFKEEYDTPIRAGKKVAVVGGGNVAMDAARTALRLGAEVHIVYRRSESELPARAEEVHHAKEEGIIFDLLTNPVEVIGDEKGWVKGMKCVRMELGEPDASGRRRPVEIPGSEFEMEIDTMIMSLGTSPNPLISSTTKGLEINKRKCIVAEEETGLTSRKGVYAGGDAVTGAATVILAMGAGKKAANAIHEYLSK